A stretch of Crossiella cryophila DNA encodes these proteins:
- a CDS encoding helix-turn-helix transcriptional regulator, translated as MDTVLGEFLRSRRARLTPAEAGIADYGDRRRVPGLRREELARLAGVSAGYYTRLEQGQSQHASEAVLDALANALRLDQDERAHLHTLARPAPKARRRGRPERLQPHLRTLVATLNVPALILGRHTDILTWNPLAHALLAAHLDPAAPDTPATRPNWARLFFLDPHLRELFGDWAGKARDTVADLRRIAGHHQGDPALAELIGELTLSSPEFTALWSGHPVRDCASHSRDYRHPVLGRLTLTDDLLTLPDTEGQRLVLFHAEPGSASATALELLGGTLLTPAAAPAPAPRHHPG; from the coding sequence ATGGACACGGTCTTGGGCGAGTTCCTGCGATCCCGCCGCGCCCGCCTCACCCCGGCCGAGGCGGGCATCGCCGACTACGGCGACCGCCGCCGGGTGCCCGGCCTGCGCCGCGAGGAACTGGCCCGGCTGGCCGGGGTCAGCGCGGGTTACTACACCCGCCTGGAACAGGGCCAGAGCCAGCACGCCTCCGAAGCCGTCCTGGACGCCCTGGCCAACGCCCTCCGACTCGACCAGGACGAACGCGCCCACCTGCACACCCTGGCCCGCCCCGCCCCCAAGGCCCGCCGCCGCGGACGCCCGGAACGCCTCCAGCCGCACCTGCGCACCCTGGTCGCCACGCTCAACGTGCCCGCGCTGATCCTGGGCCGCCACACCGACATCCTGACCTGGAACCCCCTGGCGCACGCCCTGCTCGCCGCCCACCTGGACCCGGCCGCCCCCGACACCCCGGCCACCCGCCCCAACTGGGCCCGGCTGTTCTTCCTCGACCCACACCTGCGCGAACTCTTCGGCGACTGGGCGGGCAAGGCCAGGGACACCGTCGCCGACCTGCGCCGCATCGCCGGACACCACCAGGGCGACCCGGCACTGGCCGAACTCATCGGCGAACTCACCCTGTCCAGCCCCGAGTTCACCGCGCTGTGGTCCGGCCACCCGGTCCGCGACTGCGCCAGCCACAGCCGCGACTACCGGCATCCCGTCCTCGGTCGCCTCACCCTGACCGACGACCTGCTCACCCTGCCCGACACCGAAGGCCAGCGCCTGGTCCTCTTCCACGCCGAACCCGGCTCGGCCTCCGCGACCGCCCTGGAATTGCTCGGCGGCACCCTGCTCACCCCGGCCGCCGCTCCCGCGCCAGCACCGCGCCACCACCCAGGATGA
- a CDS encoding phosphopantetheine adenylyltransferase, whose product MRRTRLGQGLLVLAGLINILPGVGALSVSSAESAYGIEIAGADLQVLMRHRAVLLALIGVVCVVGAFRPGWRPAAVFGSGISFGSFLIVVLANTPVNPELTRVAWIDVVALVILGGGAVLARERRPG is encoded by the coding sequence ATGCGCAGAACGCGTCTGGGGCAGGGTTTGCTGGTACTGGCCGGGCTGATCAACATCCTGCCGGGGGTGGGCGCGTTGTCGGTGTCGAGTGCGGAATCGGCCTATGGCATTGAGATCGCCGGGGCGGATTTGCAGGTGCTGATGCGGCATCGGGCGGTGTTGCTCGCGTTGATCGGGGTTGTCTGCGTGGTCGGGGCGTTCCGGCCCGGTTGGCGGCCGGCGGCGGTTTTCGGCAGTGGGATCAGCTTCGGCAGTTTCCTGATCGTGGTGCTGGCGAACACGCCGGTGAATCCGGAGTTGACCAGGGTGGCCTGGATCGACGTGGTGGCGCTGGTCATCCTGGGTGGTGGCGCGGTGCTGGCGCGGGAGCGGCGGCCGGGGTGA
- a CDS encoding sensor histidine kinase, producing the protein MRIGANEPSRSLSRQSVLVATVCALTDSMLFLLRGCGTSWQAWAVLAAVVLVDLGLAGPARHSGVMAALHGIVQMTSVLLLVEGNDAGLMVAGYRAGAWLSGWQAWTALGVLVISRVATQLLHRPEVWHLWPVAILTGAVLPWLVGRYTTARRAYLAELEQRAEREQRDEEQALAEAIARERSAIARDLHDVIAHHVSAINLHAGAARLSLGPGAAGAASSLRAVESASQAAMVDLRHLLDLLHGDNGDGARQPGLENLEELFDGVRAAGIPARLRRSGEPRAVPDSLGITLYRIIQEMLTNALRHGDSRGVDVELEFRAGALAVHTRNTVAVRVARDPAAGEGRGLAGIRSRAGMFDGVATYGVDPDGRTWSTSVTFPLGVRG; encoded by the coding sequence ATGCGCATTGGCGCCAACGAGCCGAGCCGGTCGTTGTCCCGGCAGTCGGTGCTGGTCGCCACGGTGTGCGCGCTGACCGACTCGATGCTGTTCCTGCTCAGGGGCTGCGGCACCAGCTGGCAGGCCTGGGCCGTGCTGGCCGCGGTGGTCCTGGTGGACCTGGGGCTGGCCGGACCGGCCCGGCATTCCGGGGTGATGGCCGCGTTGCACGGGATCGTGCAGATGACCTCGGTGTTGCTGCTGGTGGAGGGCAACGACGCCGGGCTGATGGTGGCCGGGTACCGGGCGGGGGCCTGGCTGTCCGGGTGGCAGGCGTGGACCGCGCTGGGCGTGCTGGTGATCTCCCGGGTGGCCACCCAGCTGCTGCACCGGCCGGAGGTGTGGCACCTGTGGCCGGTGGCGATCCTGACCGGGGCGGTGCTGCCCTGGCTGGTCGGGCGCTACACCACGGCGCGGCGGGCCTACCTGGCCGAGCTGGAGCAGCGGGCGGAACGGGAACAGCGGGACGAGGAACAGGCACTGGCCGAGGCGATCGCCAGGGAGCGCAGTGCGATCGCCAGGGATCTGCACGACGTGATCGCGCACCACGTCAGCGCGATCAACCTGCACGCCGGGGCGGCCCGGCTGAGTCTGGGGCCGGGGGCGGCGGGGGCGGCCAGTTCGCTGCGGGCGGTGGAGAGCGCGAGCCAGGCGGCCATGGTGGACCTGCGGCACCTGCTGGACCTGCTGCACGGGGACAACGGGGACGGCGCGCGGCAGCCGGGGCTGGAGAACCTGGAGGAGTTGTTCGACGGGGTGCGCGCGGCCGGGATACCGGCGCGGTTGCGGCGCAGTGGCGAGCCGAGGGCGGTGCCGGACTCGCTGGGCATCACGCTGTACCGGATCATCCAGGAGATGCTCACGAACGCGTTGCGGCACGGGGATTCCCGCGGGGTGGACGTGGAGCTGGAGTTCCGGGCCGGGGCGCTGGCGGTGCACACCAGGAACACGGTGGCGGTGCGGGTGGCCCGGGATCCGGCGGCGGGCGAGGGCCGTGGGCTGGCCGGGATCCGCAGCCGGGCCGGGATGTTCGACGGGGTGGCCACCTACGGGGTGGATCCGGACGGTCGGACCTGGTCGACCTCGGTGACGTTTCCGCTGGGGGTGCGGGGATGA
- a CDS encoding PP2C family protein-serine/threonine phosphatase: MRANRLAFAERAMLRAPAHDLGEVLADILHTEYGASGTEVFLADYRMLALQPLRAEAPAPMAIAGTPAGLAFGGQEPVRRTEDTHEVLYLPMTVRGDRFGVLRVSFASQPAEADAEELVDLAHAAAQAFQVAEAATDRFRQARRAERLTLAAEIQWQLLPGRGLARPEFTLAGQLEPAYAVRGDNYDWTADADSVIVAVTNGMGESVDAALLTSLATNALRNARRAGLSLPDQAALADQAIWSQHGGHQHVSTLLLRLDIPDGRVTAIDAGSPRIWRLRAGEVSPVHLEPQLPLGMFDSTVYVEQEFSVRPGDRLFLLSDGIYESIFEGRRYADSLERMLKTTANLPPGEAIRALLHDLRAFCQDQYLDDDAVGVCLDWVGRP; this comes from the coding sequence ATGCGTGCCAACCGTCTCGCCTTCGCTGAGCGTGCCATGCTCCGCGCGCCCGCGCACGATCTGGGTGAGGTCCTGGCGGACATTCTCCACACCGAGTACGGAGCCAGTGGCACTGAGGTGTTCCTCGCCGACTACCGCATGCTGGCCCTGCAACCCCTGCGCGCGGAAGCCCCGGCCCCGATGGCCATCGCGGGCACCCCGGCCGGCCTGGCCTTCGGCGGCCAGGAACCGGTGCGCCGCACCGAGGACACGCACGAGGTCCTCTACCTGCCGATGACCGTGCGCGGCGACCGCTTCGGCGTGCTCCGGGTCTCCTTCGCCAGTCAGCCCGCCGAGGCCGACGCCGAGGAACTGGTCGACCTGGCCCACGCCGCCGCCCAGGCATTCCAGGTGGCCGAGGCCGCCACCGACCGCTTCCGCCAGGCCCGCAGGGCCGAACGGCTGACCCTGGCCGCGGAGATCCAGTGGCAGCTGCTGCCCGGCCGCGGCCTGGCCCGCCCCGAGTTCACCCTGGCCGGCCAGCTCGAACCGGCCTACGCCGTGCGCGGCGACAACTACGACTGGACCGCCGACGCCGACTCGGTGATCGTCGCGGTCACCAACGGCATGGGCGAGAGCGTGGACGCCGCCCTGCTCACCAGCCTGGCCACCAACGCCCTGCGCAACGCCCGGCGGGCCGGCCTGAGCCTGCCCGACCAGGCCGCACTGGCCGACCAGGCCATCTGGTCCCAGCACGGCGGCCACCAGCACGTCTCCACCCTGCTGCTCCGGCTGGACATCCCGGACGGCCGGGTCACCGCCATCGACGCCGGCTCGCCCCGGATCTGGCGGCTGCGCGCGGGCGAGGTGTCCCCGGTGCACCTGGAACCGCAGCTCCCGCTGGGCATGTTCGACAGCACCGTCTACGTGGAGCAGGAGTTCAGCGTCCGGCCAGGCGACCGGCTGTTCCTGCTCAGCGACGGCATCTACGAGTCCATCTTCGAGGGCCGCCGCTACGCCGACAGCCTGGAACGCATGCTCAAGACCACCGCCAACCTGCCACCGGGCGAGGCGATCAGGGCCCTGCTGCACGACCTGCGCGCCTTCTGCCAGGACCAGTACCTGGACGACGACGCGGTCGGCGTCTGCCTGGACTGGGTCGGGCGGCCCTAG
- a CDS encoding short chain dehydrogenase: MVNVLVIGGSGTIGAAVVRELRERGHAVRSASRSGELAVDIERPESVDALLAGLPELDAVVCCAASGGLTMVDAGGDAEFTRGLDGKLLGQVRLLRSAIPRLRDGGSVTLTGGTFVEPLPGASFGALVNAGLSAFVAAAALELPRGLRVNLVAPGWVRETLGSATDGVPAAEVALVYARAVEQAGLTGNTLIVARQK, from the coding sequence ATGGTGAACGTGCTGGTGATCGGCGGGTCCGGGACGATCGGGGCCGCGGTGGTGCGGGAGTTGCGGGAGCGCGGACACGCGGTGCGCAGCGCCTCCCGGTCGGGCGAACTCGCGGTGGACATCGAACGGCCGGAGTCGGTGGACGCGCTGCTCGCCGGGTTGCCGGAGCTGGACGCGGTGGTGTGCTGCGCGGCCAGTGGCGGGCTGACCATGGTGGACGCGGGCGGTGACGCCGAGTTCACCCGGGGGTTGGACGGGAAGCTACTCGGACAGGTGCGGTTGCTGCGCAGCGCGATCCCCCGGTTGCGGGACGGCGGATCGGTCACGCTGACCGGGGGCACGTTCGTGGAACCGTTGCCGGGGGCCAGTTTTGGCGCGCTGGTCAACGCAGGGCTGTCGGCGTTCGTGGCCGCGGCGGCACTGGAGTTGCCGCGTGGGCTGCGGGTGAACCTGGTGGCGCCGGGGTGGGTCCGGGAAACGCTGGGGTCGGCCACGGACGGGGTGCCCGCGGCGGAGGTGGCCCTGGTTTACGCGCGGGCGGTGGAGCAGGCCGGTCTCACGGGGAACACTTTAATTGTCGCCCGACAAAAATAG
- a CDS encoding FixH family protein — translation MRKPVLLAAAVLLVVAGLMVFLWPRAEAGTTTAKQSTPKHTVELAITDPKPGDNTVLLAVTERNGNPAAVDRVSVEPVMPTMGHALTPLSAVAEAPGRFRAHGHLFHMSGPWQVTVVLHGPSGVDRVPFSLLVK, via the coding sequence ATGAGAAAGCCGGTTCTCCTTGCCGCCGCGGTACTTCTGGTTGTCGCCGGACTGATGGTGTTCCTGTGGCCGCGGGCCGAGGCCGGTACCACGACCGCCAAGCAGAGCACGCCGAAGCACACCGTGGAACTGGCCATCACCGACCCGAAACCCGGCGACAACACGGTGCTGCTCGCGGTGACCGAGCGGAACGGGAATCCCGCCGCGGTGGACCGGGTGAGCGTGGAGCCGGTGATGCCGACCATGGGTCACGCGCTCACCCCGCTCAGCGCGGTGGCCGAGGCGCCGGGGCGGTTCCGGGCGCACGGGCACCTGTTCCACATGTCCGGGCCGTGGCAGGTCACCGTGGTGCTGCACGGACCGTCCGGGGTCGACCGGGTCCCCTTTTCGTTGCTGGTCAAGTGA
- a CDS encoding STAS domain-containing protein translates to MIPATHEPAEPPQNQQMLELSTRSVGDALVLTAVGEIDLLTVAALRTALYDQLATAPPLLVLDLGGVSFLASCGLAALVEFERAAAEQSVKLRLVSTARSVTRPLQATGLLRTFELFDDVRTALR, encoded by the coding sequence GTGATTCCAGCGACGCACGAACCGGCCGAGCCGCCGCAGAACCAGCAGATGCTGGAGTTGTCGACGCGCTCCGTCGGCGACGCCCTGGTGCTGACCGCGGTCGGCGAGATCGACCTGCTCACCGTGGCCGCGCTGCGCACCGCCCTGTACGACCAGCTCGCCACCGCACCACCACTGCTGGTGCTGGACCTGGGCGGGGTCTCCTTCCTGGCCTCCTGCGGACTGGCCGCCCTGGTGGAGTTCGAGCGGGCCGCGGCCGAACAGTCGGTGAAGCTACGACTGGTGTCCACCGCCCGCTCGGTCACCCGCCCATTGCAGGCCACCGGACTGCTCCGCACCTTCGAGCTGTTCGACGACGTCCGCACCGCCCTGCGCTGA
- a CDS encoding response regulator produces MTVRVLLADDHAMLRSGLRALLDTQADLECVGEAADGRAAVAEVARLRPDVAMLDIRMPKVDGLSATEAILAAPDNRTKVVVLTTYDNDEYVYRALRAGASGFLLKSLPPEELLTAIRVAARGDALIDPSVTQRLIARFAGSLAPPASDPGLDSLTVREREVLLLVARACSNAEIAAALHVGDETVKTHVSRILAKLGLRDRVHAVVYAHLNGLV; encoded by the coding sequence ATGACGGTGCGGGTGCTGCTGGCCGACGATCACGCGATGCTGCGGTCGGGGTTGCGGGCGCTGCTGGACACCCAGGCGGACCTGGAGTGCGTTGGCGAGGCCGCGGACGGGCGGGCGGCGGTGGCCGAGGTGGCCAGGTTGCGGCCGGATGTGGCGATGCTGGACATCCGGATGCCCAAGGTGGACGGGCTCAGCGCCACCGAGGCCATCCTGGCCGCGCCGGACAACCGGACCAAGGTGGTCGTGCTGACCACCTACGACAACGACGAGTACGTCTACCGGGCGTTGCGGGCCGGGGCGAGCGGGTTCCTGCTCAAGAGCCTGCCGCCGGAGGAGCTGCTGACCGCGATCCGGGTGGCCGCGCGCGGGGACGCGCTGATCGACCCCTCGGTGACCCAGCGGCTGATCGCCCGGTTCGCCGGCAGCCTCGCGCCGCCGGCCTCGGATCCGGGGCTGGACTCGCTGACCGTCCGGGAGCGGGAGGTGCTGCTGCTGGTGGCGCGGGCGTGCAGCAACGCCGAGATCGCCGCGGCCCTGCACGTGGGCGATGAGACGGTGAAGACGCACGTGTCCCGGATCCTGGCCAAGCTGGGGTTGCGGGACCGGGTGCACGCGGTGGTGTACGCGCACCTCAACGGGCTGGTCTAG
- a CDS encoding MarR family winged helix-turn-helix transcriptional regulator: protein MSRHLPEWSTALVRNHSHRPAELAAAVEAAAETLVIVWGRAAESVHPKVSASQLGALVVVERHRSITLGKLAEELGAIPSSASRLCDRLQAAGLLARRSNLADRREVSLELTKDGSRLLAQLRGARQAELRRVLDGMSPAEQTALLTGLAGFHSASGTLGVEREDTA from the coding sequence ATGTCAAGACACCTGCCTGAGTGGAGTACTGCCCTGGTTAGGAACCACAGTCACCGTCCGGCCGAACTCGCGGCCGCGGTGGAGGCTGCGGCGGAAACGCTGGTCATCGTGTGGGGGCGGGCAGCGGAGAGCGTCCACCCCAAGGTATCGGCCTCGCAGCTGGGCGCGCTGGTCGTGGTGGAGCGGCACCGGTCCATCACGCTGGGCAAGCTGGCCGAGGAGCTGGGCGCGATCCCGTCCTCGGCGAGCCGGTTGTGCGATCGGCTGCAGGCCGCCGGTCTGCTGGCGCGGCGGTCCAACCTGGCCGACCGGCGCGAGGTGTCCCTCGAACTCACCAAGGACGGTTCCCGGCTGCTGGCGCAACTGCGGGGTGCGCGCCAGGCCGAACTGCGCCGGGTGCTCGACGGCATGAGCCCGGCGGAGCAGACCGCGTTGCTGACCGGGCTCGCGGGCTTCCACTCGGCCTCGGGCACGCTCGGCGTCGAGCGTGAGGACACGGCGTAG
- a CDS encoding helix-turn-helix domain-containing protein codes for MGQAVYRGPSLRLDPHSGSVDCLAVGLEQPFTLCADGLGERKSRSALIPARTRHQIIADGRILFHYLDPHTTLAGHLRDRMREHTPIAHFDHPAENDLIRHFQRDTAPDPETLFALLGTPDTGQPDERIRTALDILRAHPENQWSAAGIAARVHLSTSRFLHLFAAHTGTSFRQYRLWTRMLRMAAAISAGQDLTTAANAVGFASAAHFSTSFHRMFGLNASTLLAGGTRIVLATAEEVAG; via the coding sequence ATGGGCCAGGCCGTCTACCGGGGTCCGTCACTGCGCCTCGACCCGCATTCCGGCTCGGTGGACTGCCTCGCGGTGGGCCTGGAACAGCCGTTCACGCTGTGCGCCGACGGCCTCGGCGAACGCAAATCCCGCAGTGCCCTGATCCCCGCACGCACCCGGCACCAGATCATCGCCGACGGCCGGATCCTGTTCCACTACCTGGACCCGCACACCACCCTGGCCGGCCACCTCCGGGACCGGATGCGCGAACACACCCCGATCGCGCACTTCGACCACCCGGCGGAAAACGACCTGATCCGCCATTTCCAGCGCGACACCGCACCCGACCCGGAAACCCTTTTCGCGCTACTGGGCACACCCGATACCGGTCAGCCGGACGAACGAATCCGCACCGCCCTGGACATCCTGCGCGCCCACCCGGAAAACCAATGGAGCGCCGCCGGGATCGCCGCCAGGGTGCACCTGTCGACCTCCCGGTTCCTGCACCTGTTCGCCGCGCACACCGGCACCAGCTTCCGCCAGTACCGGCTGTGGACCCGGATGCTGCGGATGGCCGCCGCGATCAGCGCCGGACAGGACCTGACCACCGCGGCCAACGCGGTCGGCTTCGCCTCCGCCGCCCACTTCAGCACCAGCTTCCACCGCATGTTCGGCCTCAACGCCAGCACCCTGCTCGCCGGCGGCACCCGCATAGTGCTCGCCACCGCGGAGGAAGTTGCGGGATGA